The proteins below are encoded in one region of Metabacillus dongyingensis:
- a CDS encoding DUF421 domain-containing protein produces MDLLKMALDLLVGLLALIFIMRFLGRKELAQATPLDIIYVLILGGIVEETALDPKKGLSYLITGLLVCSSAIWLFEKAAQRIKLIRKISEGKPEVIIEDGSINWHIAKRAHLDQDEILMLLRMQNVWSVEEVKVGILETNGTISAKKNK; encoded by the coding sequence ATGGATTTGTTAAAAATGGCATTAGACTTATTAGTTGGTCTTCTTGCTCTAATTTTCATCATGCGTTTTCTCGGGAGAAAAGAACTGGCTCAAGCAACCCCGCTTGATATTATCTACGTGCTGATTTTAGGCGGGATCGTTGAAGAAACAGCACTTGACCCCAAAAAAGGATTATCGTATTTAATTACAGGGTTACTTGTTTGTTCATCAGCAATCTGGCTTTTTGAAAAAGCAGCACAGAGAATAAAACTTATTCGGAAAATATCAGAAGGAAAGCCTGAAGTAATCATTGAAGATGGATCAATTAACTGGCACATTGCAAAACGGGCACATTTAGATCAGGATGAAATTTTAATGTTGTTAAGAATGCAAAATGTCTGGTCGGTTGAAGAAGTAAAGGTTGGTATACTTGAAACTAATGGAACTATTTCAGCTAAAAAAAATAAGTGA